The Dendropsophus ebraccatus isolate aDenEbr1 chromosome 3, aDenEbr1.pat, whole genome shotgun sequence genome includes a region encoding these proteins:
- the LOC138786410 gene encoding solute carrier family 2, facilitated glucose transporter member 11-like, with protein sequence MSSELVHYQKLFLLIFVLGIGGTFQFGYHISVLNSPSPFIKQFVNETWIKRHGSNIPDGSLTLIWSMVVSVFSIGGLVGSTASGYLAVRFGKKKCTLCNAVLPVVSALLMGLCQTVGYFEMIVAARFLAGFYSGLGINLHAQYVGETAPRKLRGFINTTGPLFVTLGKLCGQIVGLRELFGTEFLWPQILLCSGILSLVQLVTLPFFPESPTYLLLDKGDKEACLKALKQLWGDRDHQPVIDEMMKEQNTERKGKKIGVLELLKDPSHRYQLFTIIGLILTLQLSGASAIYFYSYDVFLEAGFPEDQIAYVSLGVGSFEFVSAMICSLLIDRCGRRVLLLGGYSLMALTLGLLTVTLAMQDAFYWMPFCSVGLTFTFIFLYGAGPAGATISTMVEIFAQAPRIPALVISGVFSWLGLYIMGMVFPYIVATLQHFCFLLFLVLITISVTLIYLIIPETKGKSIAEITEEFNKLNFRRQHKEEQTATSEVVLCSKL encoded by the exons ATGTCTTCAGAACTG GTACATTACCAGAAACTCTTCTTGCTGATCTTTGTATTGGGCATCGGAGGTACATTTCAGTTTGGTTACCACATCTCAGTACTAAATTCTCCATCTCCG TTTATCAAACAGTTCGTCAATGAAACATGGATAAAGAGACACGGGTCAAACATCCCCGATGGATCACTCACACTCATATGGTCTATGGTTGTGTCTGTATTCAGCATCGGAGGGCTAGTAGGATCCACTGCATCTGGCTACCTAGCTGTGAGGTTCGGGAA GAAGAAGTGTACGCTATGTAATGCAGTGTTGCCTGTGGTCAGTGCTCTGCTTATGGGTCTCTGTCAGACTGTTGGCTATTTTGAAATGATTGTAGCGGCACGTTTCCTCGCTGGATTTTACTCAG GTTTAGGTATCAATCTTCATGCACAGTATGTTGGAGAAACTGCCCCTCGAAAACTGCGCGGTTTCATCAATACAACTGGACCCCTGTTTGTAACTCTGGGCAAACTTTGTGGACAGATTGTTGGACTCCG AGAGCTATTTGGGACAGAATTCTTGTGGCCTCAAATTCTGCTTTGCAGTGGAATTCTATCTCTCGTTCAGCTGGTTACTCTGCCCTTCTTTCCAGAATCCCCAACTTATTTGTTGTTAGATAAAGGTGATAAGGAAGCTTGTCTGAAAG CACTGAAACAGTTGTGGGGAGACAGAGATCACCAGCCTGTCATTGATGAAATGATGAAAGAGCAAAATacagaaagaaaaggaaaaaaaataggcGTCTTGGAACTATTAAAGGACCCCTCCCATCGCTATCAACTCTTTACTATTATTGGTTTAATCCTCACTCTTCAGCTTAGTGGTGCGAGTGCA ATCTACTTCTATTCATACGATGTGTTTCTTGAAGCGGGCTTCCCTGAGGACCAGATTGCATATGTTTCACTGGGAGTTGGGAGTTTTGAGTTTGTCTCCGCTATGATCTGT AGTCTACTAATTGACCGCTGTGGAAGAAGAGTTCTACTGTTAGGAGGCTATAGCCTTATGGCTTTGACCCTCGGACTCCTAACTGTGACACTTGCAATGCAG GATGCATTCTACTGGATGCCATTTTGCAGTGTCGGCCTCACCTTTACCTTCATCTTTCTTTATGGAGCTGGGCCAG CTGGTGCCACTATATCTACAATGGTCGAAATCTTTGCCCAGGCCCCTCGCATTCCTGCTCTTGTCATCTCAGGAGTCTTTAGCTGGCTAGGACTATATATCATGGGCATGGTTTTCCCATATATTGTG GCAACCCTCCAGCATTTctgtttcctcctcttcctcgtgCTCATTACTATTTCAGTAACCTTAATATATTTGATCATTCCTGAAACTAAGGGGAAAAGTATAGCAGAAATTACTGAGGAATTCAACAAGCTGAACTTCAGGAGGCAACACAAGGAAGAACAAACTGCAACCTCGGAAGTTGTACTCTGCAGTAAACTATAG